A part of Candidatus Omnitrophota bacterium genomic DNA contains:
- a CDS encoding ABC transporter ATP-binding protein, translating to MQNLVEVKSLTKHYVEKTGVTTEALRGIDLTLKKGDFATLAGPSGSGKTTLLNLIGALDAPTSGSIIFNGTEITNIPLKKLYQFRLKEIGFVFQAYNLFHQLTAQENIEYVLLLQGVSPKVRQAKAISLLSELNIADLRHKHPNQLSGGQQQRVAVARALATTPSLILADEPTANLDSVTAGELIELMHRLNREHKITFLFSTHDQLVMDKADTVYHLHDGKIQ from the coding sequence TTTAGTTGAAGTTAAATCCCTAACAAAACATTACGTTGAAAAAACAGGCGTAACTACCGAGGCTTTGCGCGGAATTGATTTAACGCTTAAAAAAGGCGACTTTGCTACCTTGGCAGGCCCTTCCGGCTCAGGAAAAACTACTTTGCTTAATCTAATCGGAGCCCTCGACGCACCAACCAGCGGATCGATTATTTTTAATGGAACTGAAATCACCAATATCCCACTTAAAAAACTCTACCAGTTCCGCCTTAAAGAAATAGGCTTTGTTTTTCAGGCCTATAATCTCTTTCATCAGCTTACTGCACAAGAAAATATTGAATATGTATTATTGCTTCAAGGAGTTTCACCAAAAGTAAGGCAGGCAAAAGCAATCAGCCTGCTTTCCGAATTAAATATTGCTGACTTACGGCACAAACATCCCAATCAACTTAGCGGAGGACAGCAACAGCGTGTTGCAGTTGCCCGCGCACTTGCTACTACCCCCTCTCTGATTTTAGCTGATGAGCCAACGGCAAACCTTGACTCCGTTACTGCCGGAGAGCTTATTGAACTTATGCACCGGCTTAATCGTGAACACAAAATCACATTCCTCTTCTCAACTCACGACCAGCTTGTAATGGATAAAGCTGACACAGTCTATCATCTGCATGATGGCAAAATTCAATAA